The following are from one region of the Prevotella communis genome:
- a CDS encoding FtsX-like permease family protein has translation MNFPFYIARRYIFSKKSTNAINIISGISVLGVAVATMAMVVTLSVFNGFSDLVASFFTAFDPQLKIVPVEGKTVAADDPKLIKIKTLDEVAVATECVEDQAMAVYHGRQAMIHVKGVEDNFDQLTHINSILYGDGTFELHAADLHYGVPGIQLADQLGMGISYSEPLQIYAPRREGQLDMSDPTDGFVQDELYSPGVVFEVMQAKYDRNYILTSIGFARRIFDQQGMISSLELRLKQGCDFEAVKENIKEIAGEKYQVMDRYEQQDDTFRIMKIEKLIAYIFLTFILMVACFNIIGSLSMLIIDKKDDVVTLRNLGATDRQITQVFLFEGRIISAIGAIIGILIGLLLCWIQQTFGIISLGSSEGAFVINAYPVSVHPLDIIIIFITVLAVGFLSVWYPVHYFSKRLLS, from the coding sequence ATGAATTTTCCCTTCTATATAGCTCGTCGTTACATATTCTCTAAGAAATCTACGAATGCCATTAATATCATTAGTGGCATCTCGGTGCTTGGTGTTGCCGTGGCCACAATGGCGATGGTGGTGACGCTGAGCGTGTTTAATGGCTTCAGCGACCTGGTGGCTTCATTCTTCACGGCCTTCGACCCACAACTCAAGATTGTGCCCGTAGAGGGAAAGACGGTTGCTGCCGACGACCCCAAGCTGATAAAGATAAAGACACTTGACGAGGTGGCTGTGGCCACGGAGTGCGTGGAGGATCAGGCTATGGCGGTCTATCACGGCAGGCAGGCGATGATTCACGTGAAAGGTGTGGAGGATAACTTCGACCAACTGACGCATATCAACAGCATTCTCTATGGCGACGGCACCTTTGAACTGCATGCTGCCGACTTGCATTATGGTGTGCCTGGCATCCAACTGGCCGACCAGCTGGGCATGGGTATCAGCTACAGCGAACCCCTGCAGATCTATGCGCCACGACGCGAGGGGCAGCTGGACATGAGTGATCCTACCGACGGTTTTGTTCAAGATGAACTCTATTCGCCAGGTGTTGTATTTGAGGTGATGCAGGCTAAATATGACCGCAACTACATCTTGACGAGCATAGGCTTCGCCCGTCGCATCTTCGACCAGCAGGGCATGATATCCTCATTAGAACTGCGTCTGAAACAAGGTTGTGATTTCGAGGCGGTAAAAGAGAATATCAAGGAGATAGCAGGCGAGAAGTATCAGGTGATGGATCGCTACGAACAGCAGGATGACACCTTTCGCATCATGAAGATAGAAAAGCTCATTGCCTATATCTTCCTGACCTTTATCCTGATGGTGGCATGCTTTAATATCATCGGTTCGCTGTCCATGCTGATTATCGACAAGAAGGATGACGTGGTGACGCTGCGCAACCTGGGTGCTACAGACCGACAGATTACACAGGTATTCCTGTTTGAGGGACGTATCATCTCGGCCATCGGTGCCATCATCGGTATTCTGATAGGTCTGCTGCTCTGCTGGATTCAGCAGACATTCGGCATCATCTCACTGGGCAGCAGTGAGGGTGCATTTGTCATCAATGCCTATCCAGTGAGCGTACACCCGCTGGATATCATCATCATCTTTATCACAGTATTGGCTGTAGGATTCCTCAGCGTTTGGTATCCCGTACATTATTTCTCCAAACGTCTGTTATCCTAA
- the murI gene encoding glutamate racemase: MKLSQAPGPIGVFDSGYGGLTILDGIRQLLPEYDYLYLGDNARAPYGPRSFDVVYEFTRQAVQRLFEMGCHLVILGCNTASAKALRTIQQVDLPKWDKDRRVLGVIRPTAEVIGSLTESRHVGVLATEGTIKSESYNLEIKKLYPDVQVSGVACPFWVPLVEYNEADSPGADYFVKKRIDQIMALDPQIDAIILGCTHYPLLMPKILKYLPAGVMVVPQGEYVAESLKSYLERHPEMERQCSKGGTAHYLTTENPDKFKEQAQIFLHEPVEVENITLG, encoded by the coding sequence ATGAAACTCTCGCAGGCTCCAGGTCCTATAGGTGTCTTTGACAGCGGATATGGCGGACTGACCATCCTGGATGGCATCCGTCAGTTGTTGCCCGAATACGATTATCTGTATCTGGGTGATAATGCCCGTGCCCCTTACGGACCGCGTTCCTTCGATGTGGTTTATGAGTTTACCCGCCAGGCTGTGCAGCGCCTGTTTGAGATGGGATGCCATCTGGTTATCTTAGGCTGTAATACTGCTTCTGCAAAAGCCCTGCGCACCATCCAACAGGTTGACCTTCCCAAATGGGACAAGGACCGCCGCGTATTGGGCGTGATTCGTCCTACGGCTGAGGTTATTGGCTCGCTCACAGAGAGCCGTCATGTTGGAGTGCTGGCCACCGAGGGTACCATCAAGAGCGAGAGCTATAACCTAGAAATCAAGAAGCTCTATCCTGATGTCCAGGTGTCGGGCGTTGCTTGTCCTTTCTGGGTGCCATTGGTGGAATACAATGAGGCCGATTCCCCAGGAGCCGATTATTTTGTGAAGAAGCGTATTGACCAGATTATGGCTCTAGATCCGCAGATAGATGCCATCATCCTTGGTTGCACGCATTATCCCCTGCTGATGCCAAAGATTTTGAAGTATCTGCCAGCAGGTGTGATGGTTGTGCCTCAGGGTGAGTATGTGGCCGAGAGTCTGAAGTCATACCTTGAGCGCCATCCTGAGATGGAAAGGCAGTGCTCTAAGGGGGGCACTGCCCATTACCTCACCACCGAGAATCCTGATAAATTCAAGGAACAGGCTCAGATATTCCTCCACGAACCCGTTGAGGTGGAGAATATCACCTTAGGATAA
- a CDS encoding OmpH family outer membrane protein: protein MKKILLVIFACIAMAAQAQDNAPALKFGYLSYDLALKSMKEYATVQMRMDSLRSAFNAEMQRVEDEFNRKYEDFLDGQKDFPRTILLKRQTELQEMLQKNVAFKQQSVQEMKDTEAQLMAPLRIHLNEAIATIAREQGLALVINTDANACPFIEPAMGVDVNELVVKKLNR from the coding sequence ATGAAAAAAATTCTCTTAGTGATATTTGCCTGTATCGCCATGGCAGCACAGGCACAGGACAATGCGCCAGCGTTGAAGTTTGGTTATCTGAGTTATGACCTGGCGTTGAAGTCAATGAAGGAATATGCCACCGTACAGATGCGTATGGACTCCCTGCGCAGTGCCTTTAATGCTGAGATGCAGCGTGTGGAGGACGAGTTCAACCGTAAGTATGAGGACTTCCTCGACGGACAGAAGGATTTTCCACGTACCATCCTCTTGAAGCGCCAGACGGAGCTGCAGGAGATGCTCCAGAAGAATGTTGCCTTTAAACAGCAGTCTGTTCAGGAGATGAAGGATACAGAGGCCCAGCTGATGGCACCTCTTCGTATTCATCTGAATGAAGCCATTGCTACGATTGCCCGTGAGCAGGGACTGGCCCTTGTCATCAATACCGATGCCAATGCCTGTCCGTTTATCGAGCCGGCAATGGGTGTCGATGTCAATGAACTTGTTGTTAAGAAACTGAATCGATGA
- a CDS encoding Na+/H+ antiporter NhaC family protein yields MKALSPLIVFLVLYLVTSIVAQDFYKVPIAVAFLVSSVYSLLTVKGTMNERINIFAKGAGNPTMVLMLAIFILAGAFAAAAKTMGAVDATVNLALNYLPEQAILPGIFLASCFISLSIGTSCGTIAALTPLAVGIAQQSGISVPLMVGLVVGGTYFGDNLSFISDTTIVATQTQGCNMKDKFHVNIRIVAPVALLMLVVYFFLGTSLNTSAEVGEVNFWLVLPYLAVVILAVCGINVLLTLTIGIILTGIIGISHGTYDLFGWFSAMNEGMMGMSELIIVTILAGGMLEIIRHNGGINLIIKALTRNINGTRGGEMSIAVLTCLVNICTANNTVAIITTGPIAKDVAKRFGIDPRKSASILDTASCFTQGMLPYGAQVLIAAGLSGLNPIIIIPHLFYPMLIGIALVLAILFRYPRKYS; encoded by the coding sequence ATGAAAGCATTAAGTCCATTAATCGTATTCCTGGTGCTCTATCTGGTCACAAGTATCGTTGCTCAGGATTTTTATAAAGTACCTATCGCCGTAGCCTTCCTCGTCAGTTCCGTCTATTCCCTGCTCACGGTGAAAGGGACGATGAATGAGCGTATCAATATCTTTGCGAAGGGAGCAGGCAATCCTACGATGGTGCTGATGCTGGCTATCTTCATCCTGGCAGGTGCCTTCGCTGCAGCGGCAAAGACAATGGGGGCTGTGGATGCCACCGTGAACCTGGCCCTGAACTATCTGCCAGAGCAGGCTATCCTCCCAGGCATCTTCCTGGCTTCATGCTTTATCTCCCTGAGTATCGGCACCAGCTGTGGTACCATTGCTGCCCTTACGCCTCTGGCTGTGGGCATCGCCCAACAATCAGGCATCAGCGTTCCTTTGATGGTAGGACTGGTGGTTGGCGGCACATATTTCGGCGACAACCTCTCGTTTATCAGCGACACCACCATTGTGGCCACACAGACGCAAGGGTGCAACATGAAGGATAAGTTCCACGTCAACATCCGCATCGTAGCACCCGTAGCCCTGCTGATGCTTGTTGTCTATTTCTTCCTGGGAACCAGCCTCAACACAAGTGCAGAGGTGGGCGAGGTGAACTTCTGGCTCGTACTGCCCTATCTCGCTGTTGTCATCTTAGCCGTATGTGGTATCAACGTCCTGCTGACATTGACTATCGGCATTATCCTCACTGGTATCATCGGCATCAGTCATGGAACCTACGACCTTTTTGGCTGGTTCAGCGCCATGAACGAAGGTATGATGGGCATGTCGGAACTGATTATCGTCACCATCCTGGCAGGCGGAATGCTGGAGATTATCCGTCACAACGGTGGCATCAACCTCATCATCAAAGCCCTGACAAGGAATATCAATGGAACACGTGGCGGCGAGATGAGCATCGCAGTCCTGACCTGTCTGGTGAATATCTGTACAGCCAACAACACCGTGGCTATCATCACCACCGGCCCGATAGCCAAGGATGTGGCCAAGCGTTTTGGTATCGACCCACGCAAATCGGCCTCTATCCTTGATACAGCTTCCTGTTTCACCCAGGGAATGCTGCCCTATGGCGCACAAGTGCTGATTGCAGCTGGGCTATCAGGTCTGAATCCCATCATTATCATCCCTCACCTGTTCTACCCCATGCTCATCGGCATAGCCCTTGTATTGGCTATTTTGTTCCGTTATCCAAGGAAATATTCATAA
- a CDS encoding patatin-like phospholipase family protein: MKKGLVLEGGAMRGLWTTGIIDVMMEHDIWPDGLIGVSAGAAFGCNYKSRQIGRAIRYNMRFAKDSRYSGIRSLLTTGDYFNAEFDYHIVPKQYEIYDDDAFNHNPMEFIVVCTDVETGEAVYQPLTEANYDTYEWIRASASMPLVSKVVSIQGRKLLDGGVADSIPLAYTESIGYDRNVVVLTQPLGYQKEHNRLMPLMRLALRRYPEMIKALDYRHIMYNKQLEYVAQAEREGRCLVIRPDAKIPIGHISHNPQQMQHVYQIGRAIGERYIERIKDFWG; encoded by the coding sequence ATGAAAAAAGGACTTGTTTTAGAAGGAGGCGCCATGCGCGGACTATGGACGACAGGCATCATCGATGTGATGATGGAACACGACATATGGCCCGACGGGCTCATTGGTGTATCAGCTGGTGCTGCCTTCGGCTGTAACTATAAATCCAGGCAGATAGGACGTGCCATCCGTTACAACATGCGCTTTGCCAAGGATAGTCGCTACAGTGGCATCCGCTCACTACTCACCACAGGCGACTATTTCAACGCAGAGTTTGATTATCATATTGTACCTAAGCAGTATGAGATCTATGACGACGATGCTTTCAACCATAACCCCATGGAGTTTATCGTGGTGTGTACGGATGTGGAAACAGGAGAAGCTGTCTATCAACCACTGACGGAAGCCAACTATGACACCTATGAATGGATACGTGCATCGGCATCGATGCCCCTGGTTTCTAAAGTGGTCAGCATACAGGGACGCAAACTGCTTGACGGAGGCGTGGCTGACTCTATTCCCCTGGCCTACACAGAATCGATTGGTTACGACCGCAATGTGGTGGTTCTCACCCAACCGTTGGGGTATCAGAAAGAGCACAACCGCCTGATGCCCTTGATGCGCCTTGCCCTAAGACGCTATCCAGAGATGATCAAAGCCTTGGACTATCGTCACATCATGTATAACAAACAGCTGGAATATGTGGCTCAGGCCGAGCGTGAGGGTCGCTGTCTGGTGATTCGTCCTGACGCGAAAATTCCCATTGGTCATATCTCGCATAATCCCCAACAGATGCAGCACGTCTACCAGATAGGTCGTGCCATTGGTGAACGCTATATTGAGCGCATCAAGGACTTCTGGGGATAA
- a CDS encoding DUF4377 domain-containing protein, with translation MVLVLAFAGCTDDESTENEQYTVGTIEVAANSRSEGYSLDGLPVSYYQVRENKSGEWTLSQIDGFDSLYAENTAYELKVKILKNSNQTDIPSRIYVFLNIVGITSEQK, from the coding sequence ATGGTATTAGTACTAGCCTTTGCAGGATGCACAGACGATGAGAGCACCGAAAACGAGCAGTACACAGTTGGAACTATTGAAGTGGCTGCCAACAGCCGCTCAGAGGGCTATAGTCTTGACGGGCTGCCTGTGTCCTATTACCAGGTCAGGGAGAATAAATCCGGGGAATGGACATTGTCGCAGATTGACGGCTTTGACTCTCTCTACGCAGAGAATACTGCCTATGAGTTAAAGGTCAAGATTCTCAAAAACAGCAACCAAACAGACATTCCCAGTCGAATTTATGTATTTCTCAACATTGTAGGCATCACGTCTGAACAGAAATAA
- a CDS encoding OmpH family outer membrane protein, producing MKKFIICALCAICGFTTANAQAKFGHVNTQEIVQAMPEFTTARTDIEKLTQQYEADLKSMQDELQKKAEAFEKEEATLPENIKTRRNQELQDLYQRIQQTYQDNQQALAKAQQEKMQAITAKVLDAIKAVGQEGGYVYVMDMSAGIPYISTTLSSDVTAQVKAKLGLK from the coding sequence ATGAAAAAGTTTATTATCTGCGCTCTTTGCGCAATCTGCGGTTTCACTACCGCCAACGCACAGGCTAAGTTTGGTCACGTGAACACACAGGAGATTGTCCAGGCTATGCCTGAGTTTACTACTGCACGTACAGACATCGAGAAGCTTACTCAGCAGTATGAGGCTGATTTGAAGTCTATGCAGGACGAACTCCAGAAGAAGGCTGAGGCTTTCGAGAAGGAGGAGGCTACCCTGCCCGAGAATATCAAGACTCGTCGTAATCAGGAGCTGCAGGATCTCTATCAGCGTATCCAGCAGACCTATCAGGACAACCAGCAGGCTCTTGCTAAGGCTCAGCAGGAGAAGATGCAGGCTATCACCGCCAAGGTCCTTGATGCTATCAAGGCTGTTGGTCAGGAGGGTGGCTATGTATACGTGATGGATATGAGCGCTGGCATTCCTTATATCAGCACTACACTCTCAAGCGACGTTACCGCTCAGGTTAAGGCTAAGCTGGGATTGAAGTAA
- a CDS encoding OmpH family outer membrane protein produces MKKLIILFICAVCGLSTASAQKFALVDMDYIFKNIPAYERANEQLSQVSKKWQAEVDAIMTEAQTMYKNYQNEVVFLSKEQKQAKQDAIMEKEKSAADLKKKYFGPEGELFKKRTALMNPIQEEVYNAIKDVADLRGYQLVLDRASDTGIIFGSPKIDISDEVLRKLGYAN; encoded by the coding sequence ATGAAGAAACTGATAATCCTTTTTATCTGTGCTGTCTGTGGTCTCTCAACGGCCTCTGCACAGAAATTTGCTTTGGTTGATATGGACTATATCTTCAAGAATATCCCTGCCTACGAGCGTGCTAACGAACAACTGTCGCAGGTGTCGAAGAAATGGCAGGCAGAGGTGGATGCCATAATGACTGAAGCTCAGACTATGTATAAGAACTACCAGAACGAGGTGGTTTTCCTCTCTAAGGAGCAGAAACAGGCTAAGCAAGATGCTATTATGGAGAAGGAGAAATCTGCTGCCGACCTGAAGAAAAAATATTTTGGTCCTGAGGGAGAGCTCTTCAAGAAGCGCACAGCCCTAATGAATCCTATCCAGGAGGAGGTCTATAATGCTATTAAGGATGTTGCCGACCTGCGTGGCTATCAGCTGGTACTCGATCGTGCCAGCGATACAGGCATCATCTTTGGCTCGCCTAAGATTGATATCTCTGATGAGGTGCTGCGCAAACTGGGCTACGCCAATTAA